Proteins co-encoded in one Methanobacterium sp. genomic window:
- a CDS encoding tetratricopeptide repeat protein, with amino-acid sequence MKDGNNKEIKKLDDVKQWISEGNNYLKLKQYGPAVICYENALELDPENTQIWDNRGVALAGAGRHDDAIESFEIALEFKPDNAQAWSNMGVSMGALKRFEEAINCFDRAIELNPLDSNTWNNKGTALFSLSEYSEALQCFNRALELDPDNAKALAGKGSALRFTGDYEEAIKSLEKFIEIAPVELSYQKEEAWAMIFDIKLLLNRKSKN; translated from the coding sequence ATGAAGGATGGAAATAATAAAGAAATAAAAAAATTAGATGATGTTAAACAATGGATAAGCGAAGGAAATAATTATTTAAAGCTTAAACAATATGGGCCTGCAGTAATATGCTATGAAAATGCTTTAGAATTGGATCCAGAAAACACTCAGATCTGGGATAATCGAGGAGTTGCCCTGGCGGGCGCTGGAAGACATGATGATGCAATAGAAAGTTTTGAGATAGCATTAGAATTCAAACCAGATAATGCCCAGGCATGGTCTAATATGGGTGTTTCTATGGGAGCTCTTAAACGGTTTGAAGAAGCTATAAACTGTTTTGATAGAGCAATAGAACTCAATCCTCTTGATAGCAATACATGGAATAATAAGGGTACTGCTTTATTTAGCCTTTCAGAATATTCAGAAGCTCTCCAATGCTTTAATAGGGCACTTGAATTAGATCCAGATAATGCGAAGGCGTTAGCTGGTAAAGGTTCCGCACTTCGTTTTACAGGAGATTATGAAGAAGCTATAAAATCTCTGGAGAAATTCATTGAAATAGCCCCTGTAGAACTATCTTACCAGAAAGAGGAAGCGTGGGCCATGATTTTTGATATTAAACTTCTTCTAAATAGAAAATCTAAAAATTAA
- a CDS encoding DUF5518 domain-containing protein: MSTFIAGILVGYIVNHSIRNGVVNGAIIGIISGIIKLLMFFTAIIAVAEIFGQSIAGISIIVTVVLTTINIIIAAFGGAAGSALKEILTK, translated from the coding sequence ATTTCAACATTTATTGCTGGAATTCTGGTTGGATATATTGTAAATCATAGCATTAGAAATGGTGTTGTGAATGGAGCAATTATAGGTATTATTAGTGGGATTATCAAATTATTAATGTTCTTTACTGCAATCATAGCTGTTGCAGAAATTTTTGGACAATCTATTGCAGGTATTTCAATTATTGTAACTGTAGTATTGACTACAATAAATATAATAATTGCAGCATTTGGCGGTGCAGCTGGTTCTGCACTAAAAGAAATTCTTACTAAATAA
- a CDS encoding preprotein translocase subunit SecD, which translates to MSKITEFLKDYRVIILIVFLVGSLASISVLGIEQGLDLRGGSIIQIHLEKPVDSDTMNVVTSVLDKRLNTFGVKDIKVRSSGNQDVIVEIAGVKPDDVSNIVGTPGKFEVKIQNQTALTGADIVSVKPYVITGNQWEVPFTVSVSGADKFAQIAKGKAGVPVDMYLDDKLVSSPELGEGLANGVPSTDVVVTGGANTREDAEKEAKEIQTVLQSGALPVSVKIVGISSVSAELGDQFKSGALIAGILALIVVSAIIFIKYRNPILVLPIIFTSLAELVLILGIASIINQNIDLPAIAGIIAAIGTGVDDQIIITDEVLKGDQKKKSRRRAGFKAKIKGAFFIVYASAATLIAAMLPLAYIGFSRGYTGIGILSGFAFTTIIGILVGIFITRPAYAKFIEKFISTD; encoded by the coding sequence ATGAGTAAAATCACCGAATTTTTAAAGGATTATCGTGTAATTATTCTTATTGTATTTTTAGTGGGGAGTTTAGCCTCTATATCTGTTTTAGGTATTGAACAGGGACTGGATTTAAGAGGCGGTTCAATTATACAAATACATTTAGAAAAACCAGTAGATTCTGACACGATGAATGTTGTTACATCAGTTCTAGACAAACGTCTGAACACATTTGGTGTAAAGGACATCAAGGTACGGTCAAGCGGAAATCAGGATGTGATTGTTGAAATTGCCGGTGTAAAGCCAGATGATGTTTCAAATATTGTGGGAACCCCTGGTAAATTTGAAGTTAAGATACAAAATCAAACAGCACTTACAGGCGCGGACATTGTAAGCGTAAAACCATACGTAATTACAGGAAACCAATGGGAAGTTCCATTTACGGTGTCAGTATCCGGTGCAGATAAATTTGCACAGATAGCTAAGGGTAAAGCCGGAGTTCCGGTTGATATGTATCTCGACGATAAACTAGTTTCATCTCCTGAATTAGGAGAAGGGCTGGCCAATGGTGTACCTTCCACTGATGTGGTGGTTACTGGAGGAGCAAATACAAGGGAAGATGCGGAAAAAGAAGCTAAAGAAATTCAAACAGTATTGCAGTCAGGTGCTTTACCTGTATCAGTTAAAATTGTTGGAATAAGCAGTGTATCTGCCGAACTTGGTGATCAGTTCAAAAGTGGAGCTCTAATAGCAGGAATTCTTGCATTAATTGTGGTTTCAGCTATTATCTTCATTAAATATAGAAATCCTATACTGGTACTGCCAATAATCTTTACCAGTCTGGCAGAACTTGTACTGATTCTGGGAATAGCATCCATAATAAATCAAAATATAGATCTACCTGCAATAGCGGGTATAATTGCAGCTATTGGTACGGGGGTAGACGATCAGATTATTATAACCGATGAAGTCCTCAAAGGAGACCAGAAGAAAAAGAGTAGGAGAAGAGCAGGTTTCAAGGCTAAAATTAAGGGGGCCTTCTTTATTGTATATGCTTCAGCTGCAACATTAATTGCTGCAATGCTCCCATTAGCTTACATAGGATTTTCAAGGGGTTATACTGGAATTGGAATTCTTTCAGGTTTTGCATTTACTACCATTATAGGTATATTAGTTGGAATCTTCATTACAAGACCAGCATATGCAAAATTCATCGAGAAATTCATTTCAACAGATTAG
- a CDS encoding protein translocase subunit SecF yields the protein MKIEKFMESYKPLIAIPLIITIIAIALLAVNGLDRGIDLEGGTLADLQLQKPIDKAQLDTLISDGLGTNEVDIKSIDATKATVEMGESIDVIKFSSVLNGTADILSFRTVGPVLSAAALTQVIWALAIAFIFMSVTVFIIFRSFVPSMAVILAALSDILIAAGGMSLFGIPLSMASVGALLLLIGYSVDTDILLTTRVLKRREGSITQRAIDAMKTGLTMSAAAIGAMAALYIVTVFFIPSAEALANIAAVLIIGLVADVLATWLMNLGILRWYMESGRR from the coding sequence ATGAAAATAGAAAAGTTTATGGAATCATATAAACCATTAATAGCAATTCCATTAATCATTACAATAATTGCTATAGCTTTATTGGCTGTAAATGGTTTAGATCGAGGTATAGATTTAGAAGGAGGTACACTAGCTGACTTACAACTTCAAAAGCCCATTGATAAAGCTCAATTAGACACTTTAATCAGCGATGGTCTTGGTACCAATGAAGTAGATATTAAATCAATTGACGCAACCAAGGCAACTGTTGAGATGGGCGAATCAATAGATGTTATTAAGTTTTCAAGCGTTTTAAATGGGACAGCAGATATTTTAAGTTTCAGAACAGTAGGACCGGTATTAAGTGCGGCAGCGCTAACACAGGTAATCTGGGCGCTTGCAATAGCATTTATATTTATGTCAGTAACTGTGTTTATAATATTCAGGAGCTTCGTGCCGTCAATGGCTGTAATTCTCGCTGCTTTATCTGATATTTTGATAGCAGCAGGAGGAATGTCTTTATTTGGAATTCCCCTTTCAATGGCATCTGTTGGTGCGCTCCTACTCCTTATTGGATACAGTGTGGATACTGATATTTTACTTACTACACGAGTGCTTAAACGCAGAGAAGGAAGCATTACCCAAAGAGCAATTGATGCAATGAAAACAGGTCTTACAATGTCTGCAGCCGCAATAGGTGCAATGGCAGCTTTATATATAGTTACAGTATTCTTCATACCTTCTGCAGAGGCTCTTGCAAATATTGCTGCAGTTTTGATTATCGGACTTGTTGCTGATGTTCTGGCGACATGGCTTATGAATCTTGGAATACTCAGATGGTACATGGAGAGTGGTCGCAGATGA
- a CDS encoding flavodoxin, which yields MKSVILYYSRTRKTAVAAKALAGEISADIIEIEDLKNRSGVLSYIGSSMEALREIKTKIKPDTLDLSDYGLIYIGTPVWAGKPSPAIVTAIDKYNFQGKDVILFATYGGSGGSNAIKRMEEKIEARGGRIINSFLIKTSGKNTHQIHEEIIGVVEEMDLKIYGS from the coding sequence ATGAAATCCGTTATACTGTATTATTCGAGAACTAGAAAGACAGCTGTCGCTGCTAAAGCACTTGCTGGAGAAATTTCAGCAGATATAATTGAAATAGAAGATTTAAAAAATAGATCAGGAGTTTTAAGTTATATTGGTTCTTCAATGGAAGCACTAAGAGAAATTAAAACAAAAATTAAACCAGATACTCTTGACCTTAGTGATTATGGGCTGATTTACATAGGAACTCCAGTATGGGCTGGAAAGCCATCTCCAGCAATAGTTACTGCAATTGATAAATATAATTTCCAGGGTAAAGATGTAATATTATTTGCAACCTACGGAGGATCAGGAGGCAGCAATGCTATTAAAAGAATGGAAGAAAAAATTGAAGCACGTGGAGGTAGAATAATCAACTCCTTTTTAATTAAAACTTCCGGCAAAAATACGCATCAGATACATGAAGAAATTATAGGTGTTGTTGAGGAGATGGATTTAAAAATATATGGAAGTTAA
- the argC gene encoding N-acetyl-gamma-glutamyl-phosphate reductase produces the protein MIDASIIGGSGYTGGELLRLLKNHENVNINAVTSRQYDGINVSKVHPHLRGVNIEFMDIGADKIDSDVVFTATPHGASMNIVPELIERDIKVIDLSGDYRFDDINEYEKWYGLEHSAPLESVYGLPEVYRDKIKKANLVANPGCFPTGSILASIPLVKGGLADAIVVDSKTGVSGAGIKPTEATHYPNIGDSVVPYAVVNHRHMPEIQQEVQKFGDVKVSFTPHLVPVIRGILTTIHTFLKEDVTSDYIKEIYDDFYENEPFVRVLDINEIPRLSAVRGSNYCDIGCFQIDHNGRIVIISAIDNLVKGASGQAVQNMNIMYGFNEKESLDITGLHP, from the coding sequence ATGATTGATGCAAGTATCATTGGGGGCAGTGGATATACAGGTGGAGAACTCCTGAGGTTATTAAAGAATCATGAAAATGTGAATATTAATGCAGTAACATCCAGACAATACGATGGAATTAATGTATCCAAGGTTCATCCTCATTTAAGAGGCGTGAATATTGAATTTATGGATATTGGTGCTGATAAAATTGATTCTGATGTCGTTTTTACAGCAACTCCTCATGGAGCATCCATGAATATAGTTCCAGAGTTAATTGAAAGAGATATAAAGGTAATTGATTTAAGTGGAGACTACAGATTTGATGATATAAATGAATATGAAAAATGGTACGGTTTAGAGCATTCAGCTCCTCTTGAATCTGTTTATGGACTTCCAGAAGTATACAGAGATAAAATAAAAAAAGCTAACCTTGTGGCTAATCCTGGATGTTTCCCTACAGGTAGTATTTTGGCTTCAATTCCGCTTGTAAAGGGAGGCCTTGCAGATGCAATTGTGGTTGATTCGAAAACAGGAGTTAGTGGTGCTGGAATTAAACCAACGGAAGCAACTCACTATCCAAATATAGGAGATAGTGTAGTTCCTTATGCAGTTGTAAATCATAGGCATATGCCGGAAATTCAACAAGAAGTTCAAAAATTCGGCGATGTTAAAGTATCATTTACACCACATCTTGTTCCAGTAATAAGAGGCATTTTGACTACTATTCACACATTCCTGAAGGAAGATGTAACATCTGATTATATTAAAGAGATTTACGATGATTTCTATGAGAATGAACCATTTGTTCGTGTTCTTGATATTAATGAAATTCCAAGATTGAGTGCTGTTAGGGGATCTAATTACTGTGATATTGGTTGTTTCCAGATAGATCATAATGGTAGAATTGTGATAATATCTGCCATTGATAATCTTGTTAAAGGCGCTTCTGGACAGGCGGTACAGAATATGAATATTATGTATGGATTTAATGAAAAAGAGTCTTTGGATATTACTGGCCTTCATCCATAA